One Equus asinus isolate D_3611 breed Donkey chromosome 19, EquAss-T2T_v2, whole genome shotgun sequence genomic region harbors:
- the RUFY4 gene encoding RUN and FYVE domain-containing protein 4 isoform X2 produces MLMAEEGAVLKVTRDLKAAVSAILQGHGAGQQPVTDASAELHRLCGCLEHLLQFDQKEQRSFLRPRKGYWDFLCTALSQQRGDTEPASFVHSQDKLKTPLGKGRAFIRFCLAHGQLAETLQLCLLNPELTREWYGPRSPLVCPELREDILDSLYALNGVAFDLDLQRPDLDGAWPMFSESCCSNSSRAQGRRPRKTRDSPKEIATCEGPTGVQPEEPHASQASCVRDAPRGDPLARLSRSQQHKHCTPFLEKKREEPGSLGPPQSMREPEVEELLQDQDKRAPRMRICLENSTASIQGQGEGVQGALKEVTGAENEGRGVLLGAEGQRTIEGTPEGGAAWGHVQRLLGSSPRGTIEDAMSASGQEGEVASILGKPQVFQSLEAKEGSTAEKPQEQIGVTSVTRREEQAEAALQDVVESLRRGLQKTKEEARHQEQLLKEQEGELEALLEKLGRCQEERARLRAELEQKQQEADRRDAVHEEELGGQRDLVRALKRRVLELTQEKDNLWQKVQHLSSLAPGCCVSCSKIFGRLSRRYPCRPP; encoded by the exons ATGCTCATGGCAGAAGAAGGGGCTGTCCTCAAGGTCACCAGGGACCTGAAAG CCGCCGTTTCTGCCATCCTCcagggccacggggctgggcagCAGCCGGTCACAGATGCCAGCGCTGAGCTGCACAGACTCTGTGGCTGCCTGGAGCACCTGCTGCAG TTTGACCAGAAAGAGCAGAGGAGCTTCCTGAGGCCTCGGAAGGGCTACTGGGACTTTCTCTGCACGGCCCTGTCGCAACAGCGTGGGGACACGGAGCCAGCCAGCTTTGTCCACTCCCAGGACAAG TTGAAGACCCCACTGGGAAAAGGCCGGGCCTTCATCCGCTTCTGCCTGGCCCACGGACAGCTGGCCGAGACCCTGCAGCTGTGCCTCCTGAACCCGGAGCTCACCAG GGAGTGGTATGGCCCCCGGAGCCCTCTGGTGTGCCCTGAACTGCGGGAGGACATTCTGGACTCTCTCTACGCTCTCAATGGGGTAGCCTTTGACTTGGACCTGCAGCGGCCAGACCTGGATGGGGCCTGGCCCATGTTCTCAGA GTCCTGCTGCTCCAATTCCAGCCGGGCCCAGGGACGAAGACCCAGAAAGACCAGAGATTCCCCCAAGGAG ATAGCCACATGTGAAGGCCCCACAGGAGTTCAGCCAGAGGAGCCACACGCCAGCCAAGCCAGCTGTGTGCGAGATGCACCCAGGGGAGACCCGTTGGCTAGACTCTCCAGGTCACAGCAACACAAACATTGTACCCcctttttggaaaagaagagagaagaacccGGGAGCCTTGGGCCCCCCCAAAGCATGCGGGAACCAGAGGTGGAGGAGCTTCTGCAAGACCAGGACAAGAGAGCCCCAAGGATGAGGATCTGCCTGGAGAACTCAACCGCCAGCATCCAGGGACAGGGGGAGGGGGTCCAGGGGGCTCTGAAGGAAGTGACCGGGGCAGAGAATGAGGGCAGAGGGGTTCTGCTGGGTGCAGAGGGTCAGAGAACAATAGAGGGGACTCCTGAAGGGGGAGCAGCGTGGGGTCATGTCCAGAGGCTGCTGGGCTCCAGCCCCAGAGGGACGATAGAGGACGCAATGTCTGCGAGCGGGCAGGAGGGGGAAGTGGCTAGCATTTTGGGGAAGCCCCAGGTCTTTCAGAGCCTGGAAGCAAAGGAAGGCTCCACCGCAGAGAAGCCACAAGAGCAAATAGGCGTGACCAGTGTGACCAGGAGGGAGGAACAAGCAGAGGCAGCCTTGCAGGACGTGGTCGAG agccTCAGACGTGGGCTCCAGAAGACCAAAGAGGAGGCCCGGCACCAGGAGCAGCTGCTAAAGGAGCAGGAGGGCGAGCTGGAGGCACTGCTGGAGAAGCTCGGCAG GTGTCAGGAGGAGAGAGCCCGGCTGCGGGCCGAGCTGGAGCAGAAGCAGCAGGAGGCCGACAGGAGGGACGCCGTGCATGAGGAGGAGCTCGGTGGGCAGCGGGACCTGGTCCGTGCCCTGAAGAGGAGGGTGCTGGAACTGACTCA AGAGAAAGACAACCTTTGGCAGAAGGTCCAGCATCTCTCTTCCCTGGCCCCTGGATGCTGTGTCAGCTGTAGCAAGATCTTTGGCCGGCTGTCTCGGCGGTACCCCTGCAG GCCCCCGTGA
- the RUFY4 gene encoding RUN and FYVE domain-containing protein 4 isoform X1, translating into MLMAEEGAVLKVTRDLKAAVSAILQGHGAGQQPVTDASAELHRLCGCLEHLLQFDQKEQRSFLRPRKGYWDFLCTALSQQRGDTEPASFVHSQDKLKTPLGKGRAFIRFCLAHGQLAETLQLCLLNPELTREWYGPRSPLVCPELREDILDSLYALNGVAFDLDLQRPDLDGAWPMFSESCCSNSSRAQGRRPRKTRDSPKEIATCEGPTGVQPEEPHASQASCVRDAPRGDPLARLSRSQQHKHCTPFLEKKREEPGSLGPPQSMREPEVEELLQDQDKRAPRMRICLENSTASIQGQGEGVQGALKEVTGAENEGRGVLLGAEGQRTIEGTPEGGAAWGHVQRLLGSSPRGTIEDAMSASGQEGEVASILGKPQVFQSLEAKEGSTAEKPQEQIGVTSVTRREEQAEAALQDVVESLRRGLQKTKEEARHQEQLLKEQEGELEALLEKLGRCQEERARLRAELEQKQQEADRRDAVHEEELGGQRDLVRALKRRVLELTQEKDNLWQKVQHLSSLAPGCCVSCSKIFGRLSRRYPCRLCGGRICHACSVDYRKRGHRCPPCFQKGEAQAV; encoded by the exons ATGCTCATGGCAGAAGAAGGGGCTGTCCTCAAGGTCACCAGGGACCTGAAAG CCGCCGTTTCTGCCATCCTCcagggccacggggctgggcagCAGCCGGTCACAGATGCCAGCGCTGAGCTGCACAGACTCTGTGGCTGCCTGGAGCACCTGCTGCAG TTTGACCAGAAAGAGCAGAGGAGCTTCCTGAGGCCTCGGAAGGGCTACTGGGACTTTCTCTGCACGGCCCTGTCGCAACAGCGTGGGGACACGGAGCCAGCCAGCTTTGTCCACTCCCAGGACAAG TTGAAGACCCCACTGGGAAAAGGCCGGGCCTTCATCCGCTTCTGCCTGGCCCACGGACAGCTGGCCGAGACCCTGCAGCTGTGCCTCCTGAACCCGGAGCTCACCAG GGAGTGGTATGGCCCCCGGAGCCCTCTGGTGTGCCCTGAACTGCGGGAGGACATTCTGGACTCTCTCTACGCTCTCAATGGGGTAGCCTTTGACTTGGACCTGCAGCGGCCAGACCTGGATGGGGCCTGGCCCATGTTCTCAGA GTCCTGCTGCTCCAATTCCAGCCGGGCCCAGGGACGAAGACCCAGAAAGACCAGAGATTCCCCCAAGGAG ATAGCCACATGTGAAGGCCCCACAGGAGTTCAGCCAGAGGAGCCACACGCCAGCCAAGCCAGCTGTGTGCGAGATGCACCCAGGGGAGACCCGTTGGCTAGACTCTCCAGGTCACAGCAACACAAACATTGTACCCcctttttggaaaagaagagagaagaacccGGGAGCCTTGGGCCCCCCCAAAGCATGCGGGAACCAGAGGTGGAGGAGCTTCTGCAAGACCAGGACAAGAGAGCCCCAAGGATGAGGATCTGCCTGGAGAACTCAACCGCCAGCATCCAGGGACAGGGGGAGGGGGTCCAGGGGGCTCTGAAGGAAGTGACCGGGGCAGAGAATGAGGGCAGAGGGGTTCTGCTGGGTGCAGAGGGTCAGAGAACAATAGAGGGGACTCCTGAAGGGGGAGCAGCGTGGGGTCATGTCCAGAGGCTGCTGGGCTCCAGCCCCAGAGGGACGATAGAGGACGCAATGTCTGCGAGCGGGCAGGAGGGGGAAGTGGCTAGCATTTTGGGGAAGCCCCAGGTCTTTCAGAGCCTGGAAGCAAAGGAAGGCTCCACCGCAGAGAAGCCACAAGAGCAAATAGGCGTGACCAGTGTGACCAGGAGGGAGGAACAAGCAGAGGCAGCCTTGCAGGACGTGGTCGAG agccTCAGACGTGGGCTCCAGAAGACCAAAGAGGAGGCCCGGCACCAGGAGCAGCTGCTAAAGGAGCAGGAGGGCGAGCTGGAGGCACTGCTGGAGAAGCTCGGCAG GTGTCAGGAGGAGAGAGCCCGGCTGCGGGCCGAGCTGGAGCAGAAGCAGCAGGAGGCCGACAGGAGGGACGCCGTGCATGAGGAGGAGCTCGGTGGGCAGCGGGACCTGGTCCGTGCCCTGAAGAGGAGGGTGCTGGAACTGACTCA AGAGAAAGACAACCTTTGGCAGAAGGTCCAGCATCTCTCTTCCCTGGCCCCTGGATGCTGTGTCAGCTGTAGCAAGATCTTTGGCCGGCTGTCTCGGCGGTACCCCTGCAG GCTCTGCGGAGGCCGCATCTGCCATGCCTGCTCTGTGGACTACAGGAAGAGGGGGCACCGCTGCCCACCGTGCTTCCAGAAAGGGGAAGCCCAGGCTGTCTGA